The genomic DNA CACCCCCGGCCAGGATAATCGCAAACAGCCCTGCAACGGGGGGAGTGACGGTCATACCTACCCGCCGATAGCGCTCATGCTGCGCTCGGGCTGGACGAAACCAGGCATACCCAAGCCGGTCTTGGTCTGACCGTGAGCCTTGGGTTTGTGCCACATCGCGGTGCGCCACGCATCGGCGATGACCTCATCGGATGCGCCACTGCGTAGCAGTGCCATCAGGTCGGTCTCCTCGTGTGAGAACAAGCACGACCGGACCTTAGCGTCGGCGGTCAAACGGGTGCGTGAACATTCGGCACAGAATGGTTCGGTCACCGACGCAATAATGCCCACTGTCCCGAGGATCTCGTGTGTGGTTTTGTCGCGCACATCAAACAGTTCTGCCGGGGCTGAACCGCGTGGTTCCTCATGGGGTGTCAGCGTGTAAACCTGGGAGATCTGGGCGCGGATTTCCTTGGCGGTGACCATGTTGTCGCGTTTCCATTTATGGTCCGCGTCAAGCGGCATCTGTTCAATAAACCGCAGCGCGTAGCCGTGTTCCAGCGTCCAGGTCAAAAGTTCAGCGGCTTGCTGGTCATTGATACCACGAAGCAGTACGGCGTTAATCTTGATCGGTTCCAAGCCGGCAGCTTTTGCGGAATGTAAGCCAGACAGGACTTTGGTCAGCCGGTCGCGACGAGTGATCTTGGCAAAGGTCTCAGGGCAAACGGTGTCCAGCGAGACATTGATGCGGCTGAGGCCTGCTGCCACCAGATCATCGATTTTACGTTCCAGGTTAATCCCATTGGTCGTCATCGACAGCTCAACATCTGGGTGGGCTGCATGCACACCGGCAAGGATGTCCACTAAGTCAGCACGTACTAAGGGCTCCCCGCCGGTGAAGCGAATTTTGTCGATGCCCAAGTGACTGATCCCGATATCGGCCAACCGAATGACCTCGTGCGCGGCGAGCAGCTGATCTTTTTGAAGCCAATCGAGACCTTCGGCCGGCATGCAATAGCGACAGCGCAGATTGCATTTATCGATGAGTGACATCCGAAGATCGGTCGCGGTACGGCCGAATTGATCGATTAAACCTGACAAAGAGTGCTCCTTGCCGTCGCAACCTTGGTTGCGCGGAATGTTGGGGCGAAATTTTAGGGTTCCGTTCTATAGTTAGTCTAGACCTTGGCAATAGTGGATGAAAGGGAACTATGGACGACCAACTCAGCCACGTGCGTGCCGACGGTTCGGCCCACATGGTGGATGTCACTGAAAAAGCCACCACCTCGAGAACTTCACGAGCCCAGGCTGTCGTCGTAACACGCTCCGAGGTCATCGAAATGATCATGGCCGGGGGACTGCCTAAAGGCGATGCGCTGCCGGTGGCTCGGGTCGCTGGCATCATGGCGGCGAAAAAGACCTGGGAAACGATTCCGCTATGTCATCCCATCCCGTTAGGCAAGATCACCGTGGACTTCAAATCCGATACTGGAGCCGGCACGGTTCGCGTGGAGGCCTTAGTCAAAACTACCGGGGTCACGGGCGTCGAAATGGAAGCCTTATCGGCCGCGTCCACCGCAGCCTTGACGCTGTATGACATGATCAAAGCGGTCGACCCTCGGGCAGCGATCACCGACATTAAAGTCTTAGAAAAAACGGGTGGAAAATCGGGTGATTGGTCCCTTGAAGACCCCGGAGCCCAATCGTGAGCCTATCGACTGCACGCTATTTCCAAACCTTAGCTCGATTGCTGGCTGAGACGGTCGGACCATTGCCGGCGGTCAGTTTGCCGGTTCATCAAAGTGTCGGGTGGCGGCTAGCCACCGATCTGATTGCCACCACCCCGTCACCCCGATTCGATAATTCGCAGATGGATGGGTACGGCATCGGGTATGCCAATGTAGCAGGCGGTCGTTTCCGAGTCGGGCCAGATATCCCCGCCGGCACCGATCCGGCAGAGGTTTATCAATACGGGGTCAATGGCTACGGCCATGACACCGCTGTGCCTATTATGACCGGCGCCCAGATTCCCGATGACGTGGTGGCCATCGTGCCGATAGAACACGCTCACCCGCCGCAGTTTGTTCAGACCGGTGAGTACGTCACGCTTCCGGCGGTTGAAGTCGGGGCGTTCATCCGCAAGACCGGTAGTGATATGAAAGCCGGCACCCTCTTGGCTCGGGAAGGTGACGTGATTGATGCCGCGTTGGTCGCGGCTGCAGCATCCCAGGGGCTGACCGAGTTGCCGGTTCGGGCCCGTCCACGAATCGCCGTGATTGCCGGTGGCGATGAGGTCGTGGCCGGGAGTTCTCCGGTGCCCGCCAAGATCTTTGATGCCAACACGCCGTTAATCCAATCACTAGCAGCAACCCACGGCATGAACGTCGTCGCCACGGCGGCGACGTCGGATGACCTGCGTGACTTTCGGAAAGTTCTGGATGCGCTCATCCGCGAGCACGCACCGGACCTGATCCTGACATCCGGCGGCATTTCAGAAGGCAAATATGAGGTCGTGCGGCAGCTGTTCGAACGGCTCCCAGATTCTTGGGTTGGGAAAGTCGACCAACAACCGGGTGGCCCCCAAGGATATGCGCTGTATGGCACGACTCCGATCATCGCGGTGCCGGGCAATCCTATTTCTACGTTGGTTTCGATGCGCGTGCTGGTGCTCCCCGCGCTCTGGGAGGCTTTTGCATCCGGTTATGAGCCCCTTAAGGTGACCGCCCGGCTCAATCACTCGGCGACGGGCATCCGAGGGAAGACCCAATATCGGCGAGCCGTCGTCGGAATGCATGGTTCCGAACTGGTAGCGCAACTTCAGGGGGATGCTGGTTCACATCTGGTGGCACAAGCGGTTGGAGCAAACGCGCTGGTAGAAATCCCAGCAATGGCTCGAGTGAAACCGGGGCAATCCGTCACCGTCCATCTTTTTGCCGACGCCAGGCTGGACGCCCCTGTGGGGCCGCTACCCAGAAGCGTCACCCTCCCGACCGACCATCACGCGTCCACAAGTGAGCACCCCGGTGCGACCGGGATAGTGTTGATCGCTTCGACCCGTGCGGCGGCAGGCGTGTATGACGACGATGCGGGGCCAAAATTGGTGCAGTGGTTACGCGACAAGGGCTATGACACCCCCGAAGCGTGGGTCGTGGCTGATCATGACCTGGCTGATACGCTCCAACACCTCACCGCCGGAGAGTACGGTCCGATGCCCGACGTGCTCATCACCAGTGGGGGGACCGGTATCTCGCCAACGGATCAGACCGTAGAGGCCATCAGCCCGTATATCGACCAGTACCTACCCCATGTCATGACGGCTATTTTGCTCCGCGGCTTGCGTACGACCCCCCATGCCGCACTGTCTCGCGGGGTCGCGGGCATGATCGATACGACGTTTGTGGTGACGCTCCCCGGTTCTCTGGGCGGGGTAACCGATGGCATCGCGGTTTTGGATGAACTTATCGACCATATTGTAGAACAAGTCCGTGGGGAAGATCATAAGCGATAATCGACTGATCTTTGCGAAAGCATGACAACCTACTGGACAAATAGGGTTGCGTCAAGCTATGCTGATTCTTTGCGTAACCCTGTCTCCAGGTCGTTTTGGTGTCCCCAGCGTTTAGCGCTGTGCGGCACCATCTCCACAGGATCATACACAAGAGCGGTTAGACCTTCATATAGCGGTGGGTCCCGTGTCTTCGTCCCGTGGCGTATCTGGCTGGATAGTTGGGCACTACGTGTACCTAAAATTTTGGAAGGTCTGTGAAAGGATCGCTGTTGGTCGCTTCTAGCACCTCTGATAACACAACCGCTACAAACTATCGACATGGCTCTTCAGCCGGTCGGGTTTCTTTTGCAAAGATTGCTGAGCCTCTCGCTGTGCCCAATCTCCTTGCGCTACAGACGGAGTCCTTTGACCGTCTGATGGGCAATGAGCGCTGGGTAGCGCAGGTCAAACGCGCACAAGAAATCGGCGACGATTCGGTAGTTACCACTTCTGGTCTGGCAGAAATTTTTGACGAAATCTCACCGATTGAAGATTACCAGGGCACCATGTCCCTGTCGTTTTCCGAGCCGGAATTCTCTGACCCGAAAATGGTGGCCGAAGAAGCAAAGGAACGTGACGCTTCTTACGCCGCACCGCTGTATGTCAAAGCCGAGTTCATGAACTACAACACCGGCGAAATCAAGCAGCAGACCGTCTTCATGGGTGACTTCCCACTGATGACTGATGAGGGAACCTTCATCATTAACGGCACGGAACGTGTCGTGGTCTCCCAGCTGGTTCGTTCCCCCGGCGCTTACTTTGAGCGCAGCCCGGATAAAACAACCGACAAAGACATCTATACCGCTCGCATCATTCCATCGCGTGGTGCGTGGTTCGAACTCGAAATCGACCGTCGTGACCAGGTGTCGGTCCGACTCGATCGACGTCGTAAACAGCCCGTCACCGTCCTACTCAAAGCTCTGGGCTGGACCGAATCACGCATTCGTGAAGAGTTCGGACAGTATGACTCCATGATGCTCACCCTGGAAAAAGACGGCATTGCCGACCAGGAAGAAGCACTCAAAGATATTTACCGCAAACTGCGTCCGGGTGAGCCTGTTTCTGTCGACTCCGCACAGAACCTGTTGGCAAACTTGTACTTCACCGAGCGCCGTTACGATCTGGCCAAAGTTGGGCGTTACAAGCTCAACCGCAAGCTGGGCGTCGACGCCCCACTTGGTGACCCTTCTTCGCTGGTCCTCACCGAAGAAGATGTCACCCAAATGGTGCATTTCATTGCAGCGCTGCACAACGGTGACTCCAAGATCAAAGGCACCCGCAAGGGCGAAGAGATCGACGTTCCGGTCGAGGTCGACGATATTGACCACTTCGGAAACCGTCGTATCCGCGCGGTTGGTGAACTGATCGAAAACCAGATCCGTACCGGTCTGTCGCGTATGGAGCGTGTGGTCCGTGAACGCATGACCACTCAGGACGTCGAGGCCATTACGCCGCAAACGCTGATCAACATCCGCCCGGTCGTTGCCGCTATCCGCGAATTCTTCGGAACCTCGCAGCTGTCCCAGTTCATGGACCAGGGCAACCCGCTGGCCGGTCTGACACACAAGCGTCGTCTCTCGGCGCTTGGCCCAGGTGGTTTGTCACGTGACCGTGCCGGCATGGAAGTCCGTGACGTGCACCCATCGCACTACGGCCGAATGTGCCCCATTGAAACCCCGGAAGGTCCAAACATTGGGCTGATCGGTTCGATGGCAACCTATGGTCGCATCAACGCCTTTGGTTTCATCGAAACCCCATATCGGAAAGTC from Enteractinococcus fodinae includes the following:
- a CDS encoding molybdopterin-binding protein; its protein translation is MSLSTARYFQTLARLLAETVGPLPAVSLPVHQSVGWRLATDLIATTPSPRFDNSQMDGYGIGYANVAGGRFRVGPDIPAGTDPAEVYQYGVNGYGHDTAVPIMTGAQIPDDVVAIVPIEHAHPPQFVQTGEYVTLPAVEVGAFIRKTGSDMKAGTLLAREGDVIDAALVAAAASQGLTELPVRARPRIAVIAGGDEVVAGSSPVPAKIFDANTPLIQSLAATHGMNVVATAATSDDLRDFRKVLDALIREHAPDLILTSGGISEGKYEVVRQLFERLPDSWVGKVDQQPGGPQGYALYGTTPIIAVPGNPISTLVSMRVLVLPALWEAFASGYEPLKVTARLNHSATGIRGKTQYRRAVVGMHGSELVAQLQGDAGSHLVAQAVGANALVEIPAMARVKPGQSVTVHLFADARLDAPVGPLPRSVTLPTDHHASTSEHPGATGIVLIASTRAAAGVYDDDAGPKLVQWLRDKGYDTPEAWVVADHDLADTLQHLTAGEYGPMPDVLITSGGTGISPTDQTVEAISPYIDQYLPHVMTAILLRGLRTTPHAALSRGVAGMIDTTFVVTLPGSLGGVTDGIAVLDELIDHIVEQVRGEDHKR
- the moaA gene encoding GTP 3',8-cyclase MoaA, translated to MSGLIDQFGRTATDLRMSLIDKCNLRCRYCMPAEGLDWLQKDQLLAAHEVIRLADIGISHLGIDKIRFTGGEPLVRADLVDILAGVHAAHPDVELSMTTNGINLERKIDDLVAAGLSRINVSLDTVCPETFAKITRRDRLTKVLSGLHSAKAAGLEPIKINAVLLRGINDQQAAELLTWTLEHGYALRFIEQMPLDADHKWKRDNMVTAKEIRAQISQVYTLTPHEEPRGSAPAELFDVRDKTTHEILGTVGIIASVTEPFCAECSRTRLTADAKVRSCLFSHEETDLMALLRSGASDEVIADAWRTAMWHKPKAHGQTKTGLGMPGFVQPERSMSAIGG
- the moaC gene encoding cyclic pyranopterin monophosphate synthase MoaC, giving the protein MDDQLSHVRADGSAHMVDVTEKATTSRTSRAQAVVVTRSEVIEMIMAGGLPKGDALPVARVAGIMAAKKTWETIPLCHPIPLGKITVDFKSDTGAGTVRVEALVKTTGVTGVEMEALSAASTAALTLYDMIKAVDPRAAITDIKVLEKTGGKSGDWSLEDPGAQS